In Vigna angularis cultivar LongXiaoDou No.4 chromosome 8, ASM1680809v1, whole genome shotgun sequence, the DNA window AGGAATTACTTTCAAGTGctttatgataataatatttaaaaaccaataaaaatatttattttctatttttttattcatatataatataattactgATATAGAAAGAAGATTATTttattgaacttatttatatttattacctTCTGTATCGTATGAAATATGGACCGAGCGGTTATTGAATAAGACCGATCGGTCTATCTGCCACTGGTCAACCTGGTAAAATGGTTTCGGCCGTAATTGGACCATCGCTTAAGTTGTTGCTGGGCCAATAGTCATTTATAACGTTCCCCACCGCTCGGTTTGGACCAGGTGTTTTTTAGATAATGTCCCTAGGTTTTGTTTACGAGAGTGATAGTTCGTTTAGAACTTTTATCATCACTCGGTTTGGACCAGGTGTTTTTCACATAACGCCCCTGGGTTTTGTTTACGAGAGTGACAGTTCGTTTAGAACTTTTATCACCGCTCGGTTTGGACCAGGTGTTTTTTAGATAACATCCCTGGGTTATGTTTACGAGAGTGACAGTTCGTTTAGAACTTTTATCACTACTTCGTTTGGACCAGGTGTTTTTCATATAACGCCCTTGGGTTTTGTTTACGAGAGTGACAGTTCGTTTAGAACTTTTATCATCGCTCGGTTTGGACTAGGTGTTTTTCAGATAACGTCCCTGGGTTTTGTTTACGAGAGTGACAATTCGTTGAAAACTTCTATCACCGCTCGATTTTTGCCCTCCTCTTGGACGAGTGGTCTACATGGTTCTGTCACCTGTACTGTGAAACCGAACGACTGAATACCAATGAGGCCGAATGATTGAACATATGTGATTGAAAGGAATTTTCTGGCTTTATTTATACCAAAAGTGTAAACACGTAAGTCTTGTGAAAATagtttaattgaaataaaatatgacaTCAAAATTCAACTAATGTAAACTTGAGATGTGTCGCATTCCTATTGTTAGGAAGGACTTTTCATCATATCTTCCTTAGGATTGTGCGGTCAGAGCTATGGCTGCGGCTGCAACCCCGCCTACGTTTCCTCTCCTCCTTTCTATGTGGCTGTTCCATAATTCTTTGTAGAGACCTTGATGAGCTTCTTATCCGCGATCGATCCGTCTTTACATACTTACGAAGATGACCCTATCAGATAAGCTTCTCGAGGTCATCTTTTAGTGTTACACACTCTTGAGTAGTATGTCCCCGGTTCTGATGATATTGACAATGCTTCCTTCCATCCGTGTTTCTCGGTGTAACAACAGTTTTGACCGAGAGGAGGTCAGCATTAAGGGCTTCATTCAGAATTTCTGCTCTCGGCGCATTAAGCATTGTATAGTGCGTAAACTTGGGCGTTCGGGAAAAATCCTTCGAACGAAGGACCTTACCTTTCTCGCTACTGCCTGTAGAAGCTTCCTTCTGTTGTTTCTTCCGTGAGCTTCTCATGTCTGCCATACGAACAAACTCAGTTATCCTTTCCTGAAGTTCATCCATTATTTTTGGTGGTCGCGCATATAGTTTTTCAGCACAATATCCTGGCCTTAGACATGAAGGCAGGTTGCTGATAACAAAAGTGTGATTAACATCTTTAACTCGTTGTGCGACTTCAttataccttttcataaaggcTTTCAAAGTTTCCCCTTTCTCCTGTTTAGTATTTACGAATTCTGTTGGTGTTATCTCCTGTTTCCGATTGGAGGCGTATTGCCTTCTAAAGAGGGTTTCTACAGTGAcgaagcaatccactgtgtTTGGGGGAAGAGTGTTATACCACTCCAATGCTTCATCCTTGAGCGATAAGGAGAAGGCTCTGCATATGACTGGATCATTGTCCGTGTAGAACGCCATTGCATTGGTGAAGATCCTAAGATGATTGTTGGGATCCGTTGAGCCATCATACCTCTCTAATACTGGAGGATTCTTCTCTAGTATTGGAGTTTGCATGATGGTCGCCGTAAAAGGGAGTAAGCTGGTTGGTCGAACGGTTTGGATGGGTGAAGGTCCTCTCCTTCCTCGACCGTTAGGGTTGGTGTGTTGGGATGGATGGCTGCCGATTACGACTTCCCTCGTTTCAATTCTTGTGGTTTGAGGTGGACCGCTCGATATGAACTCATTTTGCCCTTAGCGCCGCAATCTCCTCTACGTGCTTGCGCTGCATCTATTGCTGTGCTTGCAGCTGCGCCTGTATGGTTCTTGTCTGTGCTTgtatttgtgcttgcatctgcGCTATCAAATCTCTGGTATTTTGTTGTCCGtccatgctcctcgtggtcaccatCTGGGCGTGTTCTGGTTACTCTCGGCCCCATGGTgagcgccaaaatgtttcggcaAATATTTTTGTGGGACCGAGACACGTGACTTTATCCCTCCTAGATGACTTTGCCGTTCGCTCTCTGAACGCTCGCTTCTGCAAAGTAGACCGAACACTCTCTCTCCCGCAATATAGACCGCACATTCGTCTTTCAATTGGTCGTATGTACTCCCGCTCGCTCTCCGACTGCTTGGATCGCTTGTCTTCCTTCAATCTCCTGTTGTTGACCGTTCGGTAGGGACGTgaaccgatcggtctccttcttgacgaggggGAATGTacttgcaaaagacactccAAAGCTCAAGTTAGGCATGTTGTTGAAGAGCTTAGCTCTTAATGAAATACTCAGTTAATGGTTA includes these proteins:
- the LOC108344346 gene encoding uncharacterized protein LOC108344346, whose protein sequence is MQTPILEKNPPVLERYDGSTDPNNHLRIFTNAMAFYTDNDPVICRAFSLSLKDEALEWYNTLPPNTVDCFVTVETLFRRQYASNRKQEITPTEFVNTKQEKGETLKAFMKRYNEVAQRVKDVNHTFVISNLPSCLRPGYCAEKLYARPPKIMDELQERITEFVRMADMRSSRKKQQKEASTGSSEKGKVLRSKDFSRTPKFTHYTMLNAPRAEILNEALNADLLSVKTVVTPRNTDGRKHCQYHQNRGHTTQECVTLKDDLEKLI